Proteins encoded within one genomic window of Methanobacterium sp.:
- the uvrA gene encoding excinuclease ABC subunit UvrA: MNKKENILIKGAREHNLKNIDLNIPRDKFVVITGISGSGKSSLAFDTIYAEGQRRYVESLSAYARQFLGQMKKPEVDYIEGLSPAISIDQKTTRMNPRSTVGTVTEIYDYLRLLYARIGTPHCHQCGKAISQQTASQIVDSILQEKEGSKIQILAPLIRDRKGEHKKVFQELRRKGFVRVRVDGEIHNLDSDLQLEKNFKHSIEVVVDRLVIRYDRDFESRLADSVETALELGEGLLIVVQGSSENGKEKIYSEHFACADCGINFEEISPRMFSFNSPHGACPECNGLGSKLEIDADLVVPDHELSLNEGAILPWSKSKHRDNYYGQMLRAVADHYGFSMDTPFHDLPQKYQEIILYGSPDKIEFVFQRKNRLHRVNRYFEGVVRRMERIYMETKSNYMRSYMGHFMSDRKCPACDGTRLKPESRSVTVGDKNIPEVVEMPIKHSYEFFESLKLSQRDQYIGHEVLKEIKERLKFLKDVGLDYITLDRSSGSLSGGEAQRIRLATQIGSRLVGVLYILDEPSIGLHQRDNHQLIETLKKLRDIGNTLIVVEHDEDTILSADYVVDIGPGAGEHGGWITATGTPQEIMENPDSITGHYLSRQESIPLPVNRMPPNGNYLTVKGAREHNLKNIDVKFPMGVFTCITGVSGSGKSTLINDVLYRGLYGILNNKHLNPGKHDAITGVENVDKIIIIDQSPIGRTPRSNPATYTGVFTYIREIFAQTPTSKKRGYKPGRFSFNVKGGRCEACSGDGIIKIEMHFLADVYVPCEVCKGKRYNRETLEIRYKGKNISEVLDMTVEEALEFFDSIPRIKKKLKTLDDVGLSYIKLGQPATTLSGGEAQRVKLAKELSRQSTGHTLYILDEPTTGLHFADIKKLLQVLERLRDGGNTVLVIEHNLDVIKTADYIIDLGPEGGDGGGMVVAQGTPEEIATSGSYTGEFLKEVLNKASKSINPKISHEKELSKSTTENRGK, from the coding sequence ATGAATAAGAAAGAAAATATTCTTATAAAAGGTGCCAGGGAGCATAATTTAAAAAATATAGACTTAAATATCCCTCGAGACAAGTTCGTAGTTATTACTGGAATTAGTGGATCTGGAAAGTCTTCCCTGGCTTTTGACACTATTTATGCTGAAGGACAGAGACGTTACGTGGAATCACTCTCAGCTTATGCTAGACAATTTTTGGGGCAGATGAAAAAACCAGAAGTAGATTATATTGAAGGATTATCCCCCGCTATATCCATTGACCAAAAAACAACTCGAATGAATCCTCGTTCAACTGTTGGTACTGTAACCGAGATTTATGATTATTTAAGACTTCTCTATGCACGCATTGGCACTCCACATTGCCATCAGTGCGGTAAAGCCATAAGTCAGCAGACAGCTAGCCAAATTGTGGACAGCATACTCCAAGAAAAGGAAGGTAGTAAAATACAAATCCTCGCACCCCTGATCCGGGACAGGAAGGGTGAGCATAAAAAGGTTTTCCAAGAACTGCGACGGAAAGGTTTTGTAAGGGTAAGGGTTGATGGAGAAATCCATAATCTGGACTCAGACTTGCAATTGGAAAAGAACTTCAAACACAGTATTGAAGTTGTGGTAGACCGCTTGGTAATCCGTTACGACCGTGACTTTGAAAGTAGACTGGCAGATTCTGTGGAAACTGCACTGGAATTGGGGGAAGGGCTTCTAATAGTAGTTCAAGGATCCTCAGAAAATGGAAAAGAGAAAATTTACAGTGAACATTTTGCTTGTGCAGATTGTGGAATAAATTTTGAGGAAATCAGCCCCAGAATGTTTTCATTCAACAGTCCCCATGGAGCTTGTCCAGAATGTAATGGATTAGGAAGTAAACTCGAAATTGACGCAGATTTGGTGGTACCAGACCATGAGCTCTCCTTAAATGAAGGAGCAATATTGCCGTGGAGTAAATCTAAACACAGGGATAATTATTATGGGCAGATGTTAAGGGCAGTAGCTGACCATTATGGCTTCAGCATGGACACTCCCTTCCATGATCTTCCCCAAAAATATCAGGAAATTATTTTGTATGGATCTCCAGATAAGATTGAATTTGTTTTCCAACGGAAAAACCGTTTACACCGGGTGAATCGTTATTTTGAGGGCGTTGTGCGGCGTATGGAGAGAATATACATGGAAACCAAATCCAATTATATGCGTAGTTATATGGGTCATTTCATGAGCGATAGGAAATGTCCAGCGTGTGATGGGACCCGTTTAAAGCCTGAAAGTCGTAGCGTGACTGTTGGTGATAAAAATATTCCAGAAGTAGTAGAAATGCCTATAAAACATTCTTATGAATTCTTTGAATCTCTGAAATTATCCCAAAGAGACCAGTACATTGGTCATGAAGTTTTAAAAGAAATAAAGGAACGTTTGAAATTCCTGAAAGATGTGGGTTTGGATTACATTACCTTAGATAGATCTTCGGGAAGTCTTTCGGGTGGAGAAGCTCAGCGAATACGCTTAGCAACACAAATTGGTTCTAGATTGGTGGGAGTTCTCTACATTTTGGACGAACCAAGCATAGGCCTTCATCAGCGCGACAACCATCAACTCATCGAAACTCTTAAAAAATTAAGGGATATCGGAAACACTCTTATTGTAGTGGAACACGACGAAGATACTATACTCAGCGCAGATTATGTAGTAGATATCGGACCTGGAGCTGGTGAACATGGCGGCTGGATAACAGCAACTGGAACTCCCCAAGAAATAATGGAAAACCCTGATTCTATAACTGGTCATTACCTTTCCCGGCAAGAGAGTATACCACTCCCTGTAAATCGCATGCCCCCCAATGGGAACTATTTAACTGTGAAGGGTGCCAGGGAACATAACTTGAAAAATATTGATGTAAAATTCCCAATGGGAGTTTTTACTTGCATTACAGGAGTTTCTGGATCAGGTAAGAGTACTTTAATTAATGATGTTCTCTACCGGGGACTTTATGGTATTTTAAACAATAAACACTTAAATCCAGGCAAACATGATGCGATTACAGGTGTAGAAAATGTGGATAAAATCATCATCATAGATCAATCCCCTATAGGTCGTACTCCACGTTCAAACCCGGCTACTTATACAGGGGTGTTTACATATATTCGGGAAATATTTGCCCAGACACCCACTTCTAAGAAGAGAGGTTACAAACCAGGAAGGTTCAGTTTTAATGTTAAAGGAGGAAGATGTGAAGCTTGTTCTGGTGACGGTATAATTAAGATTGAAATGCACTTTTTAGCTGATGTTTATGTGCCTTGTGAAGTCTGTAAAGGTAAAAGATATAATAGGGAAACCCTTGAAATTCGTTATAAGGGGAAAAACATCTCTGAAGTTCTAGATATGACTGTTGAAGAAGCATTGGAATTTTTTGATAGTATTCCACGTATAAAAAAGAAATTAAAGACTTTGGACGATGTGGGTTTGAGTTACATTAAGCTAGGACAACCTGCCACAACTTTATCTGGAGGAGAAGCTCAAAGGGTTAAATTAGCCAAAGAATTGAGCCGTCAAAGCACTGGCCACACACTGTATATATTAGATGAACCCACAACTGGATTGCATTTTGCAGACATTAAGAAACTCTTACAAGTTTTGGAACGGCTACGTGATGGAGGAAACACTGTCTTGGTGATTGAACACAACCTAGATGTGATTAAAACCGCTGATTATATCATTGATTTGGGACCTGAAGGTGGAGACGGTGGGGGGATGGTAGTTGCCCAAGGTACGCCAGAAGAAATTGCCACTAGCGGATCATATACTGGGGAATTTTTAAAAGAAGTCTTAAATAAAGCTTCTAAATCCATAAATCCAAAAATAAGTCATGAAAAAGAGTTAAGTAAATCAACAACAGAAAATCGTGGAAAATGA
- a CDS encoding two-component sensor histidine kinase, with translation MVISPILITLSEIAPTFNASKLPISDDLLRLLMLIVVIILVAIIAERIEKIRKLNYLNRKLEKQSKKLEDANQELEAFAYSVSHDLRVPLRAIDGFSRILIEDYEDTLDEEGMRLLNIVRENTAKMGHLIDDILLLSRASRQEMVLNEIDMAALAKSVFDEFSADVADRDIEFIITDIPNAYGDRAMLGQVFQNLIGNAIKFTKNKTPAIIEIGSKKEGKEIVYFVKDNGAGFDMKYINKLFGLFQRLHSPEEFEGTGVGLSIVQRVIRRHEGNVWGEGAVDQGATIYFTLPKDKPKKK, from the coding sequence ATGGTAATTAGCCCAATTCTGATTACTTTATCTGAAATAGCACCGACGTTTAACGCTTCAAAACTACCTATCAGTGATGATCTCCTTCGTTTATTAATGCTAATTGTTGTAATTATTTTAGTAGCAATTATTGCCGAGAGAATTGAAAAAATTCGGAAACTTAATTATTTAAACAGAAAACTTGAAAAACAAAGTAAAAAGCTAGAAGACGCAAACCAGGAGCTGGAAGCATTTGCATACTCTGTTTCTCATGATTTAAGAGTTCCTTTAAGAGCAATTGATGGTTTTTCACGAATACTAATTGAGGATTATGAGGATACGCTGGATGAAGAAGGAATGCGACTTCTTAATATTGTAAGGGAAAATACTGCTAAAATGGGACACTTAATTGATGATATTCTCCTTTTATCCAGAGCAAGCCGTCAAGAAATGGTTTTAAACGAAATAGACATGGCAGCCTTGGCAAAAAGCGTTTTTGATGAATTTAGTGCTGATGTAGCTGATAGAGATATTGAATTTATTATTACAGATATTCCTAATGCTTATGGTGACCGGGCAATGCTGGGCCAAGTATTCCAAAACCTTATTGGTAATGCTATTAAGTTTACAAAAAACAAGACCCCGGCTATTATTGAGATAGGAAGTAAAAAAGAGGGAAAAGAAATTGTATATTTTGTCAAAGATAATGGAGCTGGGTTTGACATGAAATATATTAATAAACTTTTCGGCCTCTTCCAGAGATTACACAGTCCTGAAGAATTTGAAGGAACTGGTGTCGGACTTTCAATCGTGCAAAGAGTTATTCGACGACATGAAGGAAATGTTTGGGGTGAAGGAGCCGTTGATCAAGGTGCAACCATCTATTTCACCCTACCTAAAGACAAACCCAAAAAGAAATGA
- a CDS encoding response regulator has product MDVEEAEILLVEDNPTDAELTMRALKRRNLANQVVWVKDGAEALDFIFATGQFAERNFENIPKLILLDLRMPKVDGLEVLQKIKADERTNKIPVVVLTSSKEDRDIVESYKLGVNSYVSKPVEFDDFIEAVSTLGFYWMLINNPP; this is encoded by the coding sequence ATGGATGTTGAAGAAGCTGAAATTCTATTGGTGGAAGATAACCCCACTGACGCAGAACTGACCATGAGAGCTCTTAAAAGAAGAAATCTGGCAAACCAAGTTGTCTGGGTAAAAGATGGGGCAGAAGCACTTGACTTTATATTTGCAACTGGACAGTTTGCCGAGAGGAATTTTGAAAATATTCCAAAACTAATATTACTTGATTTAAGGATGCCAAAAGTAGATGGGTTAGAAGTGCTGCAAAAAATAAAAGCAGATGAACGAACCAACAAAATACCAGTAGTGGTTTTAACATCCTCAAAAGAAGATCGAGACATTGTTGAAAGTTACAAATTAGGGGTTAATAGTTACGTCAGTAAACCAGTGGAATTTGATGATTTCATAGAAGCAGTTTCTACACTAGGATTCTACTGGATGTTAATAAATAATCCCCCTTAG
- a CDS encoding PAS domain S-box protein, translating to MEEIIRVLILEDVPLDAELIIRELKKEGFEFESHLVERKEDYIREVQEWQPHIILADHSLPQFDGVTALHIAQEKSPHTPFIFVSGKIGEEFAVEMLKKGATDYVLKHNLSKLGYAVQRALKELKEQLEKKKAEEALLESEEKYRLMVENQTDMVVKFDPEGDILFASPSFCEVLGRTEEMIVGSNFLPLVHQDDQKKTLRALDKLNNPPYVSFLEHRLLTMNGWRWISWANKALLDDDGNLKAFVGVGRDITERKLAEDRIMRSLQEKELLLREVHHRVKNNLQIVSTLLSLQSSEIDDNHMKNLYRESQNRITSISLIHENLYQSEDLTNINFQNYVKNLIDDLFHSFGVDPEKIKINIKINNIIMGMETAIPCGLIINEMISNILKHAFPHGEGNIDLELSEKNKDKYIMRIKDDGKPFPKDFKIGNTNTLGIKLIKSLVMQLNGEMTMNEENKEFLIEFDELKYKERI from the coding sequence ATGGAAGAAATTATTAGAGTCTTAATATTAGAAGACGTCCCCTTAGATGCGGAACTCATTATAAGAGAGTTAAAAAAAGAAGGTTTCGAATTTGAGAGCCATCTTGTTGAAAGAAAAGAAGATTACATTAGAGAAGTACAAGAATGGCAACCGCACATAATACTTGCAGACCACTCCCTACCTCAGTTTGATGGAGTAACCGCACTTCATATTGCCCAGGAAAAATCTCCACACACTCCTTTCATCTTTGTCAGTGGAAAGATCGGGGAAGAATTTGCAGTAGAAATGCTCAAAAAAGGTGCAACCGATTATGTGCTTAAACATAATCTCTCTAAATTGGGATACGCTGTTCAAAGAGCCCTTAAAGAATTAAAAGAACAATTGGAAAAAAAGAAGGCTGAAGAAGCTCTGCTGGAGAGTGAAGAAAAGTACAGGCTTATGGTGGAAAACCAGACCGACATGGTTGTTAAATTCGATCCAGAAGGCGATATACTCTTTGCAAGTCCTTCATTCTGTGAAGTGCTGGGGCGTACTGAGGAAATGATTGTGGGGAGTAACTTTTTACCATTAGTACATCAGGATGATCAGAAAAAAACTCTCCGAGCCCTGGATAAACTAAATAATCCTCCATATGTATCTTTCTTGGAACACCGCCTCTTAACCATGAATGGATGGCGCTGGATCTCATGGGCAAACAAAGCCCTGTTAGATGATGATGGAAATCTAAAAGCATTTGTTGGAGTGGGTCGTGACATAACTGAACGTAAACTGGCTGAAGACAGGATAATGAGATCACTCCAAGAGAAAGAACTTCTACTACGTGAAGTCCATCATCGTGTGAAGAATAATTTGCAAATAGTATCCACCCTATTAAGCCTTCAATCATCTGAAATAGATGATAATCACATGAAAAATCTTTACAGGGAAAGTCAGAATAGAATAACCTCCATATCCTTGATACATGAAAACTTGTACCAATCGGAAGATTTAACCAACATCAACTTCCAAAACTATGTGAAAAACCTCATAGATGATCTATTCCACTCTTTTGGTGTGGACCCTGAAAAGATCAAAATTAATATAAAAATAAATAATATCATAATGGGCATGGAAACTGCAATCCCTTGTGGTCTCATCATTAATGAAATGATCTCTAACATTCTAAAACATGCATTTCCCCATGGTGAAGGAAATATAGATCTTGAACTGTCAGAAAAAAATAAAGACAAATATATAATGAGAATTAAAGATGACGGAAAACCATTTCCCAAGGACTTTAAAATAGGAAATACCAATACATTAGGAATAAAGCTTATTAAAAGCTTGGTTATGCAGTTAAATGGAGAAATGACAATGAATGAGGAGAATAAAGAGTTCTTGATTGAGTTTGATGAACTTAAATATAAGGAGCGGATCTAA
- a CDS encoding response regulator, giving the protein MAKSRILVVEDEAIVAMGIKQKLEELDYAVVDIVFTGEDAVQTALREEPDLILMDIVLKGKMDGIEAAAKIRNQLDIPVIYLTAYSDEEVLERARMTEPYGYIIKPFKKSELNANLEMALYKHAEDQKKSENLKKKILADFYDFIMNMPTSADQSDVELRNTLLKLFASRLEEDMRPRFEQELGDTVEEKGIDDLKGIYNAYLDWIAQLFTEFGIQTKIDAKGKEYFFKFLNCPWLEDAKKKPVFCLNCQAIIQQSFDWTGMEGKVTKRATIADGRENCIFKFSVPFMEKE; this is encoded by the coding sequence ATGGCAAAATCTCGTATACTTGTGGTTGAAGATGAAGCAATAGTTGCCATGGGCATTAAACAGAAATTGGAAGAACTAGATTATGCAGTAGTAGACATTGTATTCACTGGAGAAGACGCTGTTCAAACAGCATTACGAGAAGAACCAGACCTGATTTTGATGGACATTGTCCTAAAAGGGAAAATGGACGGTATAGAAGCTGCAGCAAAAATACGAAATCAGTTAGATATCCCAGTTATCTACTTAACTGCCTACTCAGATGAAGAAGTCCTGGAAAGAGCCCGAATGACCGAACCCTACGGCTATATCATCAAACCATTTAAAAAGAGTGAATTGAATGCTAATCTAGAAATGGCTTTATATAAACACGCTGAAGACCAGAAAAAGAGTGAAAACCTCAAGAAAAAAATATTAGCCGATTTTTATGATTTTATCATGAACATGCCCACCTCTGCAGATCAGTCCGATGTTGAACTAAGAAATACCCTACTAAAACTCTTCGCATCACGGCTTGAAGAAGACATGAGACCCCGTTTTGAACAAGAACTTGGAGATACTGTGGAAGAAAAAGGCATAGATGATTTGAAAGGAATTTATAATGCTTACCTTGATTGGATTGCCCAACTATTCACCGAATTTGGTATACAAACAAAAATCGACGCTAAAGGCAAAGAATATTTTTTTAAATTTCTTAACTGCCCCTGGCTAGAAGATGCGAAGAAAAAACCAGTTTTCTGCTTAAACTGCCAAGCCATAATACAACAATCCTTTGATTGGACTGGGATGGAAGGTAAAGTAACTAAAAGAGCCACCATCGCCGATGGAAGAGAAAATTGTATTTTCAAATTTAGTGTACCATTCATGGAAAAAGAATAG